The nucleotide sequence TATCCATGGGCATGAAGCGCCACGCCGAGATCGGCGAGGGCCGGTTGCGGCGCGGATTTTCTCAAAGACCGCCGAGCGCGACGTGAAAATCCGCACGGGGCCGACCGCTGATTGCGGCGCCGGCCGGCGAGCGCCACCCGACGGCGGTGCCGCGCGGTCCCGGTTCTCGCATCGTTAATCGGGCTGCCTTAGATGCGGATGGGCCGCGACGCAAGAGAGCGGCGCAACAGGATGTCCGGTACGTGACCTTGCCGCTGGCCGCGACATATAGCTCGACGATGGTCGTTCCGGCGACCGCGACGGGCTCCACGAGATTGGTGTTCTCTGCCCGCCGCGGTTCTGCTACCCGGGCAGGGAAGGTTCGGCCGCAACGAGTTGACTGCGGCGGGGAGAGCGCATGGCCAGAGGTTTCTTGAGTCGCGTCGGCCATTTCCTCCGCGTCCGCATCGGCTGGCATCGTATCGGGATCGTGCTGTCGATCCTGATCATCGGCATCGCCTTCTACGTGCTGTGGAAGATGCTGCACGGCATCGACCTTTCCCGCGTCGGCGCTGCGTTCACCGAAAAGTCGGTGTCGTCGCTGCTGCTGGCCGGGCTGTTCGTCGCGCTCGGCTACTTCACGCTGACGTTCTACGACTGGTTCGCCCTGCGCACGATCGGCAAGGGCCATGTGCCCTATTCCACCGCCGCGCTCGCCGGCTTCACCAGCTATTCGATCGGGCACAATGTCGGTGCCACGGTGTTCACCGGCGGCACCATCCGCTACCGCATCTATTCGGCCTGGGGCCTGACCGTCCTCGACGTCGCCCGCCTCGCCTTCGTTGCCGGCCTGACGTTCTGGCTCGGCAACATCACCGTGCTCGGCATCGGCATCGCCATCCACCCGGAGGCGGCCTCCGCGGTCGACCAGTTGCCGCCGGCGGCGAACCGCATCATCGCCATCACCGCGCTCTGCGCGCTGGTGACCTACGTGATCTGGATCGGCCGCAAGCCGCGGGTCTATGGCCGCGGCGACTGGTACGTCACGCTGCCGTCGCGGGGGCCGACCCTGCTGCAGATCGTGATCGGCGTGGTCGACCTCAGCTGCTGCGCGCTGGCGATGTACGTGCTGACGCCGGCAACGCCGGACGCCGGCTTCATCACCATCGCGGTGGTGTTCGTGGCCGCGACGCTGCTCGGCTTCGCCAGCCACGCCCCCGGCGGCATCGGCGTGTTCGACGCCGCCATACTGGTGGCGCTGACCAGCGGCAACTGGGGCGTGCCGGTGTTCGACCGGGAGGAGATGCTGGCGACGCTGCTGCTGTTCCGGGTGTTTTACTACCTGATTCCGTTCACGCTGTCGGTGCTGCTGCTGGCCGGGCGGGAGCTGTGGCTGGGCGGCTTTGCCGGCCTGCGCGACGCGGTGCGGTTTCGCCCCGCCGCGCCGGCGGCCAAGCCGGCCGCGCCGCCGCTGGCCTGCAAGGCAGAGCCGCGGCCGGACCACCTGCCGCCCGCGGCTTAAGGCAGCCCCCGGACCATTCCGCCGCGATTACGGCGCCGGCCGCGCCGGGCCCTTGCCACCGCCGGGCGGCAGCGGCAACCGCATCATCGGCAGGTTGCTCGGCAGCCGGAATACGGCCGGGTCCTGGGCGGCGCGGCTGAGGCTGGCGATCTCGAACACCGTCTGGCGGCGGCCGCCGACCGTGGCGTCGGTGCGCAGCGCGATGCCATCGCCGGTGATGCACGCTTCTGCCGGCTCGCCGGCGCGGCCGCTCTCGATCCGCCAGATCGCGCACGGCTCGCCCGCCACCGTGTCCTGCCCCGCGCGCTCGCCCTGGCCGACCGTCACCCCGAAGCCGGCCTGCTCGGCGAGGTTGACCTCCATCGCCATCGGCCCCGCCGCGGTCGCCACCACCATCAGCGCCTTCTTGGCGGCGAGGTCGAAATAGCCGGTCACCGGCGCCGCCACCCCCGGCATGGTCATATCCAGGCGCAGCACGCCGCCGTGGTGGCGCACCGTCATCTTGCCGCCGCTGGCGAAGCTGCCCTCGGCGGTGAAATCGACGCTCGGCACCGGCAGGGTTTCCGCCGCCGGCGCTGCGACCGGAACGCCGGCGAGCACGGCAGCAGCAAGGCCGGCCCGCGCCCGTTCGGCCGCAAACCGCATCCACGCCCCGCCGGCCCGATCCGCCGGGCGCCCTGGCCAAATGAAACACCGCCCGCGGCGGCGGGATTTGGCATCCCCCGCCCGGTTAAGGCCGAACCGCATTTCTCATCCTCCCGAACCAGCGTGGCCGCTGACATCGTGTCGTGGTGTGGCCGTGGCAGACATGCCGCCTCGCCGCACCGCTGGAATCGGGCGACCAGGATCTGCGACCAGAATCTGCAACCAGGATAGCGCGACCGGAGCGGCCGCGTCGCCGGTTGCCGTGGCAGACATGGCGCGCCGACGCCATTGGGGCTATGCACGAAAGCGGACACACGACCATGAGTTCCCTCGAACGATCCGACGGCGCCGACGATTCGGCCCGCGCCGGCTTCGCCGGCCGGCTGGCGGCGGCGCGCCGGGTCCTGCTCGCCGCAGCCCTGGCCGGGGGTATCGGCGTGGTGGCGGGCGGGCTCGATCCCGTCGTCGCCATCGCCGGCTTCGGCGTGGTGGCGGCCGCGGCGCTGCTGCCCGGGCGGGCACGGCGGCGGGACCTTTCCGTGGCGTCGAGCCAGACCCAGCCGCCGGTGCCCGACGACCGCCTCGCCCGACTGGTGGCGGCGCTGCCGGACGCGGCACTGCTGGTCGACCGCCGCGCCATCGTGCTGGCCGCCAATGCCCGGATCGAGGCGGCCGCCGGCCCGCCGCAGCTCGGCGAGCCGCTGTCGTTCACGCTGCGCATTCCCGAGGTGCTGGAAGCGGTGCGCGCGGTGGCCGGCGGCGGCCCGGCCCGGCGCGTCGAGTTCCAGGCCCGCATTCCGGTCGACCGCTGGTTCGAGGCCCACGTCGCCCCGGTGCGGTTTTCCGAACCCGCGCCCGAGGCCGCGGCGGCGGCCAGTTCGCCCGACGTGGTGCTGGTGATGCTGCGCGACCTGACCCAGCAGCGCCGGCTGGAGCAGATGCGGGCCGATTTCGTCGCCAATGCCAGCCACGAGCTGCGCACCCCGCTGGCCTCGCTGTCCGGCTTCATCGAAACCCTGCAGGGGCCGGCCCGCAACGACGTCGCCGCGCGCGAGCGCTTCCTCGGCATCATGGCCGAGCAGGCCAAGCGGATGTCACGCCTGATCGACGATCTTCTGTCGCTGTCGCGGATCGAGCTCAACCTTCACATCCGCCCGGAACGGCGGGTCGATCTCGTCCATGTCGTGCGCGAGGTGATCGACGCGCTCGGCCCGCTCGCCGAGGAGCGCGGCGTCGCGCTCCGCCTCATCGAGCAGGCGCCGAGCCTGCCGGTGCAGGGCGACCGCGACGAGCTGATCCGGGTGTTCGAGAACCTGGTCGAGAACGCGCTGAAATACGGCGGCAGCGACAAGGGCATCGAGATCGTCTGCGCCGCGAGCGCGCGCGAGGACGGCACCCGCGAGGCGGTGGTGTCGGTGATCGACTACGGCCCCGGCATCGCCCCGGAGCATCTGCCCCGCCTCACCGAGCGGTTTTACCGGATCGACGTGCCGCGCAGCCGCGAGCAGGGCGGTACCGGGCTCGGGCTCGCCATCGTCAAGCACATCGTCAACCGCCACCGCGGACGCATGGCGATTACCAGCGACGTCGGCCGCGGCACCGCCTTCGTTATCCGGCTCGATTTGGCACATAGCCCGTTAAGCGGCTGAAACCAAAGCCTTATCAATACGATCGACTGTCACATAGGCTTCACGAGAGGGTCATACAAGCGTGGGAGCGGACCTGTAGCACTGTCCGCGCCAGAAGAGCCCTGCCCGCCGCCCGGAGGCGGTCATCGTGGTCGGCTCGCAACGCAAGGAGATCTACCGTGAAGCTCACGACTTTCGCCAGCGCGCTCGCGCTCGTGGCGGCCGGCGCCCTCGTGTCCGGCACGGCCGAAGCTCGCGACCGCATCCAGGTGGTCGGCTCCTCGACCGTCTTCCCGTTCACCACCGCGGTCGCCGAGCGCTTCGGCCAGAAGTCCGGCAAGGCGCCGATCGTGGAGTCGACCGGCACCGGCGGCGGCATGAAGCTGTTCTGCGCCGGCGTCGGCGCCAACACCCCGGATGCGTCGAACGCCTCGCGCCGCATCACCAAGTCCGAATTCGACACCTGCAAGCAGAACGGCATCACCCCGATCGAGGTGAAGGTCGGCTTCGACGGCATCGTGCTCGCCAACTCCAAGAAGGCGCGTGAGATCGACGTCACCCTCGAGCAGCTCTACCTCGCCCTCGCCGCCGAAATTCCGGGGCCGGACGGCAAGCTGGTGAAGAACCCGAACGAAAAGTGGTCGGACGTCGCGGCGAACCTGCCGAACCAGAAGATCGAGGTGCTCGGCCCGCCCCCGACTTCCGGCACCCGCGACGCCTTCAACGAAATGGCGATGGAAGGCGGCTGCAAGTCGGTGCAGAAGCGTCTCGGCATCAAGATCGAAGCCAAGCAGTGCATGCAGATTCGCGCCGACGGCGCCTATATCGAAGCCGGTGAGAACGACAACATCATCGTCCAGAAGCTCGACTCCAACCCGAATGCCTTCGGCGTGTTCGGCTATTCGTTCCTTGAGGAGAACCAGGACAAGATCCAAGGCTCCAAGATCAACGGCGTCGAGGATAGCGTCGACAACATCGCCTCGGCCCAATACCCGCTGTCGCGCTCGCTCTACATCTACGTCAAGAAGGAGCACCTCGGCGTGATCCCGGGGCTGCAGGACTTCCTCAACGAGTACGTCTCCGAGGCCGCGTTCGGCGAAGACGGCTACCTGGAGAAGAAGGGCCTGGTGCCGCTGCCGAAGGCGGACCGCGACGCCGTCGCCAAGGCCGCCCGCGCCGGCACCGGCCTCGCCGGCCTGTGACGAAAGCGGGGCTTGCGTCAGCACGCGGTTCGAAGGCCTGATCGGCCGGAAACCGTATCCGCGAGCGCAGGCCCCTGTCGCGTGCCGCATCCGGCCCCGCGCCGGATGCGGGGCGCCTGACGGCGCCGACGAATCTGCGATCGGAACCCACGGCCGGCTGCCGCTGCCGTTGGTACGACACGGGCGGGCCGGCTGGCCGGATGCGGTGAGCAGACCCGGTCGAGAGCGTGTTCTGCAACGGTGGCAACAGCTTTGCGGACGACAGCGCGACAACCCAACCTTGGAGCACCCGGCCGGCCGCATTGGTCCGGCCGATGCTCTGGTGGTTCGATCCCGGCGGCTGAATTCGCAGACGTCGGGACAAATCGGCCCACAAGCTTTTGAGTCTGTGGGTGAAATTCACCGGACGCCCGGACGCCTCGCGGCACTGGGCACCCGGTTTCATCCACTAGCCCGGCGGACTTGTCGATGATCTTCTGGATGTTCGTGAGCGTGTTCGCGCTGGCCTTGGCCTGCATCGTCCTCGGCCGCAACCGAGCGCTCGGCGTGGTGAATGGCGAGTTCTCGAAACTCCATTCGCTGCCCACCTATCACGGCGGCTGGCTGGCGCTGGTCTGCGCCGGGCCCGGCTTTATGCTGGTCGTGCTGTGGACGCTGATCGTTCCGCGGATCGAACGCATCATCATCTTCGACCGGTTCTCCGACCGCATCGGCGGGCTGGGGCCGGCCCAGCTCGAGGGCATGTGGCGCGACGTCCGCGCCATGGTCGAGGGCGGCGTCCCCGGCATCCAGGACGCGCTGCGCGCGGAGGCGGCGCAGAGCTATGCCAGCCTCCACGCCGGCTCCACGGCGATGCTGGCGGTGCTGCTCGCCATCGTGCTGGCGGTCGGCTTCGCCTATGGCTGGCGCAAGATCGCGCCGCCATTCCGCGCCCGCCACCGGGTCGAGGGCGCGGTCAAGGTGTTCCTGGTCGCCTGCGCCATCTTCGCCGTTCTCATCACCATCGGCATCGTGTTCTCGCTGATCGCGGAGTCGCTGCGCTTCTTCACCTACGTCTCGCCGATCGACTTTCTGTTCGGCCTGTCCTGGACGCCGCAGCAGATGGCGTTCCGCGCCGACCAGGTCGGCGGCGAGGCGGCGTTCGGCTTCCTGCCGCTGCTGGCCGGCACCCTGCTGATCACCGCGATCGCCATCGCGGTGGCAGCGCCGATCGGTCTTCTGTCGGCGATCTACCTGTCCGACTACGCCTCCAAATCGGTGCGTGCCGTCGGCAAGCCGGTGCTGGAGGTGCTGGCCGGCATTCCGACCGTGGTCTACGGCTTCTTCGCGGCGCTGACGGTGGCGCCCGCCATCCGCGACGCCGGCACCCAGCTCACGCTCGACGTGTCGTCGGAAAGCGCGCTGGCCGCCGGCGTGGTGATGGGCATCATGATCGTGCCGTTCGTGTCCTCGCTGTCAGACGACGTCATCAACGCGGTGCCGCAGACGCTGCGCGACGGCTCGCTGGCGATGGGCGCGACCAAGTCGGAGACCATCCGCAAGGTGGTGCTGCCGGCGGCGCTGCCGGGCATCGTGTCCTCGCTGATCCTGGCGGTGAGCCGCGCCATCGGCGAGACCATGATCGTGATCATGGCCGCCGGCCTTGCCGCCAACCTCACGCTCAACCCGCTGGAAGCGGTCACCACCGTCACTGTTCAGATCGGCACGCTTCTGACCGGCGACCAGGAGTTCGACAGTCCCAAGACGCTGGCGGCGTTCGCGCTCGGCCTCGCCTTGTTCCTCATCACCCTCGTCCTCAACATGATCGCGCTGCGCGTGGTCAACCGTTATCGGGAACAATATGAGTGACGTCGCGCTGCCCGGGACGGGCACTCCAACCATCACCCCCGAGGTCCACCAGACCGCGGCTGCCAAGGCCCGCCTGAAGAAGCGCTACCGCGCCGAGGCCCGCTTCAAGGCCTACGGACTGACGGCGATCCTGTTCGCCGTCACCTTCCTGGCGGTGTTCCTCGCCACCATCTTCATGCAGGGCGTGCCGGCGTTCTTCCAGAACTACGCCGCGCTGGAGGTCGATCTTCGCAAGGACAAGATCGACCCGGACGGCAGCCGCGATCCGCGCGCGATCGGCAATGCCGACTACGACGCGCTGGTGCGCGAGGCGCTCTATGCCGAGTTCCCGGGCGTGACCGGCCGGCCGGACCGCCGCGCGCTGCAGTCGGTGCTGTCGACCGGCGCCCCGGTGCTGCTGCGCCAGCAGGTGCTGGACAATCCGGACTGGATCGGCACCCGCCATCGGGTGTTCGTGCCGGTCGACGACGTCGCCGACATGTTCTTCAAGGGCCTGATGACCCCGGTCGAGACGCGGCCCGGCCTCGGCGAGATCGGCGTCTCCGGCACCACCGGCACGGTGCAGCTGTCCTCCACCATCAACAATTTCGAGGCGGTGGTGACCGAGGTGAAGGCCGAGCTGCGCGCGGCGGCCGATCGGGCGCGGGCCGACCTCGCCGGCAAGGAGCGCGTGGTGGTGCATCTGGAGCGCGACATCGCCCAGCTGCGCAGCCGCCCGACTTCGCCCGCCAACGAGGCGCGCATCCAGACCGAGAGCCGCGCGCTCGATTCCACCCGCCACGACGCCGCCGAACTGCGCACCCGTGCCGAGGCGCTGGAGGCCCGCGCCGCCGCCGCCGACGAGCGCGAAGCGCTGGAGCGCTCGATCCCGAGCTATTTCGTCCGCATCCATGGCGGCGTGATCAAGCTCACCGCGCTGTCCAGCGCCACGGCCGAGGGCCAGGTGATCGTGCCCCTGACCTCGGACGCCGTCGCCGGTCCCGGCGAATGGCAGATCATGCGCTTCGCGGTGCCGGAGGCCAGCCGCCGCATCGGCGACCGCGAGATCGTGTTCCTCGAACTCCTCAAGGAACGCGGCATGATCGAGCAGCGCATCTCGCGCGAGTTCTTCACCGGCGGCGCCAGCCGCGAGCCGGAGATGGCCGGCGTCTGGGTCGCGATCGTCGGCTCCATCCTGACGCTGGCGGTCACGCTGGGGCTGGCGTTCCCGGTCGGCGTCGCCGCCGCGGTGTACCTGGAGGAGTTCGCGCCTAAAAACCGCTTCACCGAGCTGGTCGAGGTCAACATCAACAATCTCGCCGCGGTGCCCTCGATCATCTATGGCCTGCTCGGCCTTGCGGTGTTTCTCAACTTCTTCGACATGCCGCGCTCGGCCCCGCTGGTCGGCGGCCTGGTGCTGGCGCTGATGACGCTGCCGATCATCATCATCGCCTCGCGCGCCGCCATCCGCGCGGTGCCGCCCTCGATCAAGGAGGCCGCGCTCGGGGTCGGCGCCTCGCACCAGCAGGCGGTGTTTCACCACGTGCTGCCGCTGGCGATGCCGGGCATCCTGACCGGCACCATCCTCGGCATGGCTCACGCCCTCGGCGAAACCGCGCCGCTGCTGATGATCGGCATGGTGGCGTTCGTGGTCGACCTGCCCAAGGGCTTCACCGACGCCGCCACCTTGCTGCCGGTCCAGATCTTCATGTGGGCCGACTTCCCCGAACTCGCCTTCCAGCAGAAGACCGCCGCCGCGATCATCCTGCTGCTGGCGTTCCTGATCTGCATGAACGCTTTCGCCATCGTGCTGCGCAAGCGCTTCGAGCGCCGCTGGTGACAGGCGGCATGCCGGACAGCAGCATGAATCCTTTCGGAGTATATTGATGACCACGATGCCGAACTTTGAAACGGCCGCTTCCGGAACGGCGCAGCCTCATCTCGACCGCCCGGCCAAGGTCGTCGCCAAGGGCGTGAACGTCTATTACGGCGACAAGCAAGCGCTGAAGGAGGTGTCGATCGAGATCGCCGCCCGCGCGGTGACCTCCTTCATCGGCCCGTCCGGCTGCGGCAAATCGACCTTCCTGCGCTGCATCAACCGGATGAACGACACCATCGCCAACTGCCGCGTCGCCGGCCACATCACCATCGACGGCCAGGACATCTACGATTCCTCGCTCGACGTGGTGCAGCTGCGCGCCCAGGTCGGCATGGTGTTCCAAAAGCCCAACCCGTTCCCGAAATCGGTGTTCGAGAACGTCGCCTACGGCCCGCGCATCCACGGCCTCGCCCGCAGCAAGGCCGACCTTGAGGAGGTCGTGATCTCCAGCCTGCAGAAGGCCGGGCTGTTCGAGGAGGTCAAGGACCGGCTCGACGACCCCGGCACCGGGCTGTCCGGCGGCCAGCAGCAGCGCCTGTGCATCGCCCGCGCCATCGCGGTGTCGCCGGAGGTGATCTTGATGGACGAGCCGTGCTCGGCGCTCGACCCGATCGCAACCGCCAAGATCGAGGAATTGATCGACGAGCTGCGCGAGAACTACACCATCATCATCGTCACCCACTCCATGCAGCAGGCGGCGCGGGTGTCGCAGCGGACGGCCTTCTTCCATCTCGGCGTGCTGGTCGAGGACGGCCATACCGACGTCATCTTCACCAACCCCAAGGACCGCCGCACCCTCGACTACATCACCGGCCGGTTCGGTTGAACCGCGCGGAGGAATTCATGACGGAACATACCGTGCGCTCATACGACACCGATCTGGTCGAGCTGCGCCAGCGCATCGCCGAGATGGGCGGGCTCGCCGAAAAGATGCTGAGCGAGGCGATGCAGGCTCTGCTCAAGCGCGATCTCATCCTGGCCCAGACCGCCATCGTCGCCGACCGCCGGCTCGACCTGCTGCAGCGCGAGGTCGAGGACAAGGCGGTGCTCACCATCACCAAGCGTCAGCCGGTGGCCTCGGACCTGCGCGAGATTGTCGCCGCGATGCGGCTCGCCAGCGACATCGAGCGCATCGGCGACCTCGCCAAGAACATCGCCAAGCGCGTGGTGGCGATGAACGGCGAATACCCGCCGCTCAAGGTGGTGTTCGGCGCCGTCAATTTGTCGACCCTGGTGCTGGCGCAGCTGAAGGACGTGCTGGACGCCTACGCCCAGCGCAGCGTCGAGCTGTCGCTGGAGGTGTGGAAGCGCGACGACGAGGTCGACGCCCTCTACACCTCGCTGTTCCGCGAGCTTCTGACCTACATGATGGAAGACCCGCGCAACATCACCTTCTGCACCCACCTGTTGTTCTGCGCCAAGAACATCGAGCGCATCGGCGACCACGCCACCAACATCGCCGAGACCGCCTACTACCTCGTCACCGGTGAAGCGCTGCCGGGCGAGCGCCCGAAGATCGACACCACTGCCATCTCCCCCTTGCACGCGGCGGCAGACTCGTGAGCTTCGAACACACCACCACCGGACCGCGCGCGATGAGCACCAAGATTCTCATCGTCGAGGATGAGGAGCCCCTGACCCTCCTCCTGCGCTACAACCTCGAAGCCGAGGGCTACGACGTCGACGCCGTCGGCCGCGGCGACGAGGCCGAGACCCGGCTGCGCGAGCGCCTGCCCGACCTGGTGTTGCTCGACTGGATGCTGCCGGGCCTGTCCGGCATCGAGCTGTGCCGGCGCCTGCGGGCGCGGCCGGAAACCCAGCGGCTGCCGGTGATCATGCTGACCGCCCGCGGCGAGGAATCGGAGCGGGTGCGCGGGCTCGCCACCGGAGCCGACGATTATGTCGCCAAGCCGTTCTCGGTGCCGGAACTGCTCGCGCGCATCCGCGCGCTGCTGCGCCGCGCCAAGCCCGAGCACGTCGCCATGCTGCTCCGGTTCGGCGACCTCGAGCTCGACCGCGAAACCCGCCGCGTCCACCGCGCCGGCCGCGAGATCCACCTGGGCCCGACCGAGTTCCGCCTGCTCGAATTCCTGATGCAGTCGCCCGGCCGCGTCTTCACCCGCGAGCAGCTGCTCGACGGGGTGTGGGGCCACGACGTCTATATCGACGAGCGCACGGTGGACGTCCACGTCGGCCGCCTGCGCAAGTCGATCAACCGCGGCCGCGAGCCCGACCCGATCCGCACCGTGCGCGGCGCCGGCTATTCCTTCAACGAGCTGTTCGCCCGCAGCGCGTGACCTTCGCCACCGCCGGGCCGCTGACGACGACGTGATTGGCAGCCGCGGCGGGTTCGGTGCGACAAATCGGCTCCGGTAATACCGGCGGCCGCCGCCGTTGGTTCCGATCGCAGATTTTCGTGAAATCATTGATTTCGGGAACGAAAATCTGCGAACTTCAACGGCCCCATGCGTCAGCATCCGGGGCCGTTGGTATAGGCTGATCCGGAACCGCTCCAATGGCGTGACCGCGCCGGCCTGTGGCAGAAGCAACTCGATGGCGCGATGGCTGCACCAGATCCTGACGTTTTGCCTCGCGATCGCGCTGATCGCGGGCGCGATGGTGCCGTCGCCGATGGCGGCAAGCCGGA is from Blastochloris viridis and encodes:
- the pstC gene encoding phosphate ABC transporter permease subunit PstC, which produces MIFWMFVSVFALALACIVLGRNRALGVVNGEFSKLHSLPTYHGGWLALVCAGPGFMLVVLWTLIVPRIERIIIFDRFSDRIGGLGPAQLEGMWRDVRAMVEGGVPGIQDALRAEAAQSYASLHAGSTAMLAVLLAIVLAVGFAYGWRKIAPPFRARHRVEGAVKVFLVACAIFAVLITIGIVFSLIAESLRFFTYVSPIDFLFGLSWTPQQMAFRADQVGGEAAFGFLPLLAGTLLITAIAIAVAAPIGLLSAIYLSDYASKSVRAVGKPVLEVLAGIPTVVYGFFAALTVAPAIRDAGTQLTLDVSSESALAAGVVMGIMIVPFVSSLSDDVINAVPQTLRDGSLAMGATKSETIRKVVLPAALPGIVSSLILAVSRAIGETMIVIMAAGLAANLTLNPLEAVTTVTVQIGTLLTGDQEFDSPKTLAAFALGLALFLITLVLNMIALRVVNRYREQYE
- a CDS encoding PstS family phosphate ABC transporter substrate-binding protein — protein: MKLTTFASALALVAAGALVSGTAEARDRIQVVGSSTVFPFTTAVAERFGQKSGKAPIVESTGTGGGMKLFCAGVGANTPDASNASRRITKSEFDTCKQNGITPIEVKVGFDGIVLANSKKAREIDVTLEQLYLALAAEIPGPDGKLVKNPNEKWSDVAANLPNQKIEVLGPPPTSGTRDAFNEMAMEGGCKSVQKRLGIKIEAKQCMQIRADGAYIEAGENDNIIVQKLDSNPNAFGVFGYSFLEENQDKIQGSKINGVEDSVDNIASAQYPLSRSLYIYVKKEHLGVIPGLQDFLNEYVSEAAFGEDGYLEKKGLVPLPKADRDAVAKAARAGTGLAGL
- the pstB gene encoding phosphate ABC transporter ATP-binding protein PstB, translated to MTTMPNFETAASGTAQPHLDRPAKVVAKGVNVYYGDKQALKEVSIEIAARAVTSFIGPSGCGKSTFLRCINRMNDTIANCRVAGHITIDGQDIYDSSLDVVQLRAQVGMVFQKPNPFPKSVFENVAYGPRIHGLARSKADLEEVVISSLQKAGLFEEVKDRLDDPGTGLSGGQQQRLCIARAIAVSPEVILMDEPCSALDPIATAKIEELIDELRENYTIIIVTHSMQQAARVSQRTAFFHLGVLVEDGHTDVIFTNPKDRRTLDYITGRFG
- the phoU gene encoding phosphate signaling complex protein PhoU is translated as MTEHTVRSYDTDLVELRQRIAEMGGLAEKMLSEAMQALLKRDLILAQTAIVADRRLDLLQREVEDKAVLTITKRQPVASDLREIVAAMRLASDIERIGDLAKNIAKRVVAMNGEYPPLKVVFGAVNLSTLVLAQLKDVLDAYAQRSVELSLEVWKRDDEVDALYTSLFRELLTYMMEDPRNITFCTHLLFCAKNIERIGDHATNIAETAYYLVTGEALPGERPKIDTTAISPLHAAADS
- a CDS encoding ATP-binding protein, which produces MSSLERSDGADDSARAGFAGRLAAARRVLLAAALAGGIGVVAGGLDPVVAIAGFGVVAAAALLPGRARRRDLSVASSQTQPPVPDDRLARLVAALPDAALLVDRRAIVLAANARIEAAAGPPQLGEPLSFTLRIPEVLEAVRAVAGGGPARRVEFQARIPVDRWFEAHVAPVRFSEPAPEAAAAASSPDVVLVMLRDLTQQRRLEQMRADFVANASHELRTPLASLSGFIETLQGPARNDVAARERFLGIMAEQAKRMSRLIDDLLSLSRIELNLHIRPERRVDLVHVVREVIDALGPLAEERGVALRLIEQAPSLPVQGDRDELIRVFENLVENALKYGGSDKGIEIVCAASAREDGTREAVVSVIDYGPGIAPEHLPRLTERFYRIDVPRSREQGGTGLGLAIVKHIVNRHRGRMAITSDVGRGTAFVIRLDLAHSPLSG
- the phoB gene encoding phosphate regulon transcriptional regulator PhoB, giving the protein MSTKILIVEDEEPLTLLLRYNLEAEGYDVDAVGRGDEAETRLRERLPDLVLLDWMLPGLSGIELCRRLRARPETQRLPVIMLTARGEESERVRGLATGADDYVAKPFSVPELLARIRALLRRAKPEHVAMLLRFGDLELDRETRRVHRAGREIHLGPTEFRLLEFLMQSPGRVFTREQLLDGVWGHDVYIDERTVDVHVGRLRKSINRGREPDPIRTVRGAGYSFNELFARSA
- a CDS encoding lysylphosphatidylglycerol synthase domain-containing protein, with the translated sequence MARGFLSRVGHFLRVRIGWHRIGIVLSILIIGIAFYVLWKMLHGIDLSRVGAAFTEKSVSSLLLAGLFVALGYFTLTFYDWFALRTIGKGHVPYSTAALAGFTSYSIGHNVGATVFTGGTIRYRIYSAWGLTVLDVARLAFVAGLTFWLGNITVLGIGIAIHPEAASAVDQLPPAANRIIAITALCALVTYVIWIGRKPRVYGRGDWYVTLPSRGPTLLQIVIGVVDLSCCALAMYVLTPATPDAGFITIAVVFVAATLLGFASHAPGGIGVFDAAILVALTSGNWGVPVFDREEMLATLLLFRVFYYLIPFTLSVLLLAGRELWLGGFAGLRDAVRFRPAAPAAKPAAPPLACKAEPRPDHLPPAA